The following proteins are co-located in the Zonotrichia albicollis isolate bZonAlb1 chromosome 1, bZonAlb1.hap1, whole genome shotgun sequence genome:
- the TGS1 gene encoding trimethylguanosine synthase: MVQEPSPGLVAELLLRAGTAGAILCLCSRAFVEDRKLYKLGLKGFYVKDDNDSTGEEQASEEENHCPNVRLKVDTNHALDLEEVELDSEAELMKSMGLPLQFGGQSAHRDFVVTENYRKKNNVKIMKKKKKKKKELQQKHEDKMGQECQDKACGGCTQSISDELALATEQCEMSSKPQAVIEENCESSESLASEALPSELKEKWEKYWNEYGEGLLWQSWLEKHQEVSSSEGITASEPWSSPDTKEEWEQHYSELYWYYWEQFQYWTSQGWTTESSHGDKVEINGITQETDFSGEMGLASPGPEHSEVLSLELSPSNTRSAERLPSSADPHSEIISGICGLNLNLEEVEQSSAALTVAHKDPEEQSSSDSGSQKEPCDGGSRKRRSSCENKSVSQSGVQESCSSNSSEKKHLLLHDQDEDEDEEPPEYKCVKVKRSHELDMDENPVEDPEETCSVLGFKCGTGQKYGGIPDFTHRSVQYLEKKAKLKSKFLDLRKPRKSKNTHIFFTEESEMTCKKSKTLRKVEMFLKQVSKAEEEDTSQTGTPQGKAEASSASSSNSEGQEGIAATCSATLDAEIQEPPSPSAACTEPGGSKLEGEAQDAAVSGSDELGTGRPEPGGGRQLVPLDIPDYLQPETEDISQAVDENITAKKKETKRRRRKKNAQRTIPPEIAADPELVKYWAQRYRLFSRFDEGIKLDREGWFSVTPEKIAEHIAVRVSESFNCDIIVDAFCGVGGNAIQFALTSKRVIAIDIDPEKLRLARHNAEVYGVAEHIDFLCGDFMALAAGLRADVVFLSPPWGGPDYATADIFDIQTMICPDGFEIFRLSKKITNNIVYFLPRNADINQVASLAGPGGKVEIEQNFLNFKLKTITAYFGDLIRHDIS, encoded by the exons ATGGTGCAGGAGCCGAGCCCGGGGTTGGTGGCCGAGCTGCTGCTGCGAGCGGGGACGGCCGGCGCCATCCTGTGCCTCTGCTCCCGCGCCTTCGTCGA AGATCGAAAATTATATAAACTGGGATTAAAAGGATTTTATGTCAAAGATGACAATGACAGTACAG GGGAAGAACAAGCATCTGAGGAGGAGAACCATTGTCCCAATGTGAGATTAAAGGTGGATACTAATCATGCCCTGGACCTGGAAGAAGTTGAATTAGACTCAGAAGCTGAGCTTATGAAGAGTATGGGATTGCCTCTTCAGTTTGGTGGGCAGTCAGCCCACAGGGACTTTGTG GTAACAGAAAAttatagaaagaaaaataatgtgaagattatgaaaaagaaaaagaagaagaaaaaagagttACAGCAAAAGCATGAGGATAAAATGGGGCAGGAGTGCCAGGACAAAGCTTGTGGTGGTTGTACCCAGTCCATTTCTGATGAGCTGGCTCTAGCTACAGAGCAGTGTGAGATGAGCAGCAAACCTCAGGCTGTGATTGAAGAGAACTGTGAAAGTTCAGAAAGCCTTGCAAGTGAGGCTTTACCCAGTGAACTtaaggaaaaatgggagaagTACTGGAACGAGTACGGAGAAGGCCTTCTTTGGCAAAGTTGGTTGGAAAAGCACCAAGAGGTGTCATCATCTGAGGGCATCACAGCCTCTGAGCCTTGGAGTAGTCCTGATACTAAGGAGGAATGGGAGCAGCATTATAGTGAACTGTACTGGTATTATTGGGAACAGTTTCAGTACTGGACAAGTCAAGGATGGACTACTGAGAGTTCACATGGTGACAAGGTGGAAATTAATGGAATTACACAGGAGACTGATTTTTCAGGAGAAATGGGCTTGGCTAGCCCGGGACCTGAGCACAGTGAAGTGCTGAGCTTGGAGCTGTCTCCCTCCAACACCAGAAGTGCAGAAAGACTCCCTTCGAGTGCTGATCCCCACAGTGAAATAATTTCTGGGATTTGTGGTTTAAATCTGAATTTGGAGGAagtggagcagagcagtgctgctcTAACAGTAGCCCACAAAGATCCTGAAGAACAGAGTTCATCTGACAGTGGAAGCCAGAAGGAGCCCTGTGATGGAGGAAGCAGAAAAAGGAGATCATCTTGTGAAAATAAGAGTGTTAGCCAGTCAG GTGTGCAGGAGTCATGTAGCTCAAATTCAAGTGAAAAAAAGCACTTGCTGCTTCATGACCAagatgaagatgaggatgaagagcctccTGAATACAAATGTGTCAAAGTCAAGAGAAG CCATGAGCTGGACATGGATGAGAACCCAGTGGAAGATCCTGAGGaaacctgctctgtgctgggtttCAAGTGTGGCACAGGACAAAA GTATGGTGGAATTCCAGATTTCACCCACCGAAGTGTGCAGTACTtggagaaaaaagcaaaactcaAGTCCAAATTCTTGGATCTGCGTAAGCCAAGGAAGAGCAAAAACACACACATCTTCTTTACAGAGGAGTCTGAAATGACatgcaaaaaaagcaaaactttgAGGAAG GTGGAAATGTTCCTGAAGCAGGTCAGTAAAGCTGAGGAGGAAGACACGTCCCAGACAGGCACCCCTCAGGGTAAAGCAGAGGCATCGTCTGCGAGCAGCAGCAACTCAGAGGGTCAGGAGGGCATTGCTGCCACATGCAGTGCGACGCTGGATGCTGAAATCCAGGAGCCACCCTCTCCCAGTGCAGCCTGCACAGAGCCTGGAGGGAGTAAGCTTGAGGGGGAGGCGCAGGACGCTGCAGTGAGTGGCTCCGatgagctggggacagggaggccTGAGCCTGGCGGCGGGCGGCAGCTTGTCCCTCTGGATATTCCTGATTATCTCCAGCCGGAGACAGAGGACATCAGCCAAG CTGTGGATGAAAACATTACTGCAAAGAAGAAGGAGACaaaaagaaggaggaggaagaaaaatgcaCAGAGAACTATACCTCCTGAGATtgctgctgatccagagctcGTCAAGTACTGGGCACAACGCTACCGGCTCTTCTCCCGGTTTGATGAGGGAATTAAACTAGACAGAG AGGGCTGGTTTTCTGTTACTCCTGAGAAAATAGCTGAGCATATTGCTGTCCGTGTCAGTGAGTCATTCAACTGCGACATCATAGTGGATGCGTTCTGTGGGGTTGGAGGAAATGCTATCCAGTTTGCACTGACCTCAAAAAGAG TGATCGCCATCGACATTGATCCCGAGAAGCTGCGGCTGGCGCGGCACAACGCGGAGGTGTACGGCGTGGCCGAGCACATCGACTTCCTGTGCGGCGACTTCATGGCGCTGGCGGCCGGCCTGCGCGCCGACGTGGTGTTCCTCAGCCCGCCCTGGGGGGGGCCCGACTACGCCACTGCCGACATCTTCGACATCCAAACCATGATCTGCCCGGATGG ATTTGAAATTTTCAGGCTCTCCAAGAAGATCACCAACAATATTGTGTATTTTCTGCCTCGGAATGCTGATATTAACCAG gTGGCTTCCTTAGCAGGGCCAGGAGGGAAAGTTGAAATAGAACAAAATTTTCTCAATTTCAAACTGAAGACAATAACAGCTTATTTTGGTGATCTAATAAGGCATGACATCTCCTGA